In Pseudomonas fluorescens, one genomic interval encodes:
- the rmf gene encoding ribosome modulation factor, which produces MRRLKRDPLERAFLRGYQYGVGGKSRELCPFTLPSVRQAWINGWREGRGDNWDGMTGTAGIHRLNELHAVG; this is translated from the coding sequence ATGAGAAGACTTAAGCGTGATCCGTTGGAAAGAGCATTTTTGCGCGGATATCAATATGGCGTTGGTGGCAAATCCCGCGAGCTTTGCCCATTTACTCTACCGTCGGTACGCCAAGCCTGGATCAACGGCTGGCGAGAAGGACGCGGCGACAACTGGGACGGTATGACCGGCACTGCGGGAATCCACAGACTCAACGAACTTCACGCCGTCGGCTGA
- the rlmKL gene encoding bifunctional 23S rRNA (guanine(2069)-N(7))-methyltransferase RlmK/23S rRNA (guanine(2445)-N(2))-methyltransferase RlmL, whose protein sequence is MSDRFELFLTCPKGLEGLLIEEAVGLGLEDAREHTSAVRGMATMETAYRLCLWSRLANRVLLVLKRFPMKDAEDLYHGVLDVEWQDHMLADGTLAVEFSGHGSGIDNTHFGALKVKDAIVDKLRTPQGDRPSIDKLNPDLRIHLRLDRGEAILSLDLSGHSLHQRGYRLQQGAAPLKENLAAAILIRSGWPRIATEGGALADPMCGVGTFLVEAGMIAADMAPNLRREQWGFTAWLGHVPALWKKLHEEAVERAAAGLAKPPLWIRGYEADPRLIQPGRNNVERAGLSEWIKIYQGEVATFEPRPDQNQKGLVICNPPYGERLGDEASLLYLYQNLGERLRQACLNWEAAVFTGAPDLGKRMGIRSHKQYSFWNGALPCKLLLIKVLPDQFVTGERRTPEQRQAEREQAAYDQTPNEPQERKFNKNGNPIKPTPAPAPVVEQPRLSEGGQMFANRLQKNLKAMSKWVKREGIDCYRVYDADMPEYAMAIDLYHDWVHVQEYAAPKSIDPEKASARMFDALAAIPQALNVDKSRVVVKRRERQSGTKQYERQAAQGKFNEVSEGGVKLLVNLTDYLDTGLFLDHRPMRMRIQKEAAGKRFLNLFCYTATASVHAAKGGARSTTSVDLSKTYLDWARRNLSLNGFSDKNRLEQGDVMAWLESSRDEYDLIFIDPPTFSNSKRMEGIFDVQRDQVQLIDLAMARLAPGGVLYFSNNFRKFQLEENLAERYAVEEISAQTIDPDFARNTKIHRAWKITAR, encoded by the coding sequence ATGTCCGACCGTTTCGAACTCTTCCTCACTTGCCCCAAAGGCCTTGAAGGCCTGCTCATCGAGGAAGCCGTCGGGCTTGGCCTTGAAGACGCCCGCGAGCACACCTCCGCCGTGCGTGGCATGGCGACCATGGAAACCGCTTATCGCCTGTGCCTGTGGTCGCGTCTGGCCAACCGGGTGCTGCTGGTGCTCAAGCGCTTCCCGATGAAGGATGCCGAAGACCTGTACCACGGCGTGCTTGACGTCGAGTGGCAGGATCACATGCTCGCCGACGGCACTCTGGCCGTCGAATTCAGCGGCCACGGCTCGGGCATCGACAACACCCACTTCGGTGCGCTGAAAGTCAAAGACGCCATCGTCGACAAACTGCGTACCCCGCAAGGCGACCGTCCGTCGATCGACAAGCTCAACCCGGATCTGCGCATTCACCTGCGCCTGGATCGCGGCGAAGCGATCCTGTCCCTCGACCTTTCCGGCCACAGCCTGCACCAGCGCGGTTACCGCCTGCAGCAGGGCGCGGCACCGCTGAAGGAAAACCTCGCGGCAGCGATTCTGATCCGTTCCGGCTGGCCGCGCATTGCGACCGAAGGCGGCGCGCTGGCTGACCCGATGTGCGGTGTCGGTACGTTCCTCGTCGAAGCCGGGATGATCGCCGCCGACATGGCGCCGAACCTGCGCCGCGAGCAGTGGGGCTTTACCGCATGGCTCGGCCACGTTCCGGCGCTGTGGAAAAAACTCCATGAAGAAGCGGTCGAACGCGCCGCTGCCGGTCTGGCCAAGCCGCCGCTGTGGATTCGCGGTTACGAAGCCGACCCGCGGCTGATTCAGCCGGGCCGCAATAACGTCGAGCGCGCCGGTCTGAGCGAGTGGATCAAGATCTATCAGGGCGAAGTCGCGACCTTCGAGCCGCGTCCGGACCAGAACCAGAAAGGTCTGGTGATCTGCAACCCGCCGTACGGCGAGCGTCTGGGTGACGAAGCCAGCCTGCTCTATCTCTACCAGAACCTCGGCGAGCGCCTGCGGCAGGCCTGCCTGAACTGGGAAGCGGCGGTGTTCACTGGCGCGCCGGATCTGGGCAAGCGCATGGGCATTCGCAGCCACAAGCAGTATTCGTTCTGGAACGGCGCACTGCCGTGCAAGCTGCTGCTGATCAAAGTGCTGCCGGATCAGTTCGTCACCGGCGAGCGGCGTACCCCGGAACAGCGTCAGGCCGAGCGTGAGCAAGCGGCCTACGATCAGACGCCGAACGAGCCGCAAGAGCGCAAGTTCAACAAGAACGGCAACCCGATCAAACCGACGCCAGCCCCGGCGCCAGTGGTCGAGCAGCCGCGCCTGAGCGAAGGCGGGCAGATGTTTGCCAACCGCCTGCAGAAAAACCTCAAGGCGATGAGCAAGTGGGTCAAGCGCGAAGGCATCGACTGCTACCGCGTCTACGATGCCGACATGCCGGAATACGCCATGGCCATCGACCTGTACCACGACTGGGTGCACGTGCAGGAATACGCCGCGCCGAAGTCGATCGATCCGGAAAAGGCCTCGGCGCGCATGTTCGATGCCCTGGCGGCGATCCCGCAGGCGCTGAACGTCGACAAGAGCCGCGTGGTGGTCAAGCGCCGCGAGCGTCAGAGCGGCACCAAGCAATACGAGCGTCAGGCGGCGCAGGGCAAGTTCAATGAGGTCAGCGAAGGCGGCGTCAAGCTGCTGGTGAACCTCACCGACTACCTCGACACCGGGCTGTTCCTCGATCACCGGCCAATGCGTATGCGCATTCAGAAAGAGGCCGCCGGCAAGCGCTTCCTCAATCTGTTCTGCTACACCGCGACCGCCAGTGTGCACGCGGCCAAGGGCGGTGCGCGCAGCACCACCAGCGTCGACCTGTCGAAGACTTACCTCGACTGGGCGCGGCGCAACCTGTCGCTGAACGGCTTCTCCGACAAGAACCGTCTGGAGCAGGGCGACGTGATGGCGTGGCTGGAAAGCAGCCGCGACGAGTACGACCTGATCTTCATCGACCCGCCGACCTTCTCCAACTCCAAGCGCATGGAAGGTATCTTCGACGTGCAGCGTGATCAGGTGCAGTTGATCGACCTGGCCATGGCACGTCTGGCGCCAGGTGGCGTGCTGTATTTCTCCAACAACTTCCGCAAGTTCCAGCTGGAGGAGAACCTGGCCGAACGTTACGCGGTCGAGGAAATCAGCGCGCAGACCATCGATCCGGATTTTGCGCGTAACACCAAGATCCACCGCGCCTGGAAAATCACGGCTCGTTGA